Within Bacillota bacterium, the genomic segment CATCAACCTCGCCGCCCGGGCAGGCGTGCGGCAATCGGTGGCCAATCCCTGGGTGTACGTCGACACCAACGTCACCGGCACCCTGAACCTGCTCGAACTCTGCCGGGAATTCGGCGTTAAGAAATTTATCCAGGCCTCAACTTCAAGCTTATACGGCAAGGACAACGCCATGCCTTACCGCGAGGACGCCAACACCGATAATCCCCTCTCGCCGTACGCGGCTTCCAAGAAGGCGGCGGAAGCGCTTTGCTACACCTACCATTATCTTTACGGCATCGACGTGACGGTGCTGCGCTATTTTACCGTTTACGGCCCCGCCGGAAGACCGGACATGAGCTTCTTCCGGTTCATTCAGTGGATCAACGAAGAAAAGCCGCTGCTTATTTACGGCGACGGACAACAATCCCGCGATTTCACCTACGTCGACGACATAGCGCACGGCACAATCGCCGCCCTGCGGCCGCTGGGCTACGAAACAATCAACCTCGGATCGGACAGACCCGTTGTGCTGCTGGACGCCGTGCGGCTCATTGAAGAGCTTCTCGCCAAGAAGGCGAAGTTGGAGTTTCAAAGCCCCCAACCGGCGGATGTCACGGCTACATGGGCCGACATCAACAAAGCCCGGAACCTGCTCGGCTGGGAACCGGGAGTAACCATCGAGGAAGGCCTTAGAGAAACCTGCCGCTGGTACCGGGAAAACCGGAACTGGGCTAAAGAAGTGAGGGTACTGTAAGAAATGAATCCTAAGTGTATCGCCGTCGTTGGGTTAGGTTATGTGGGGCTCGCGCTTGCCGTGGAGTTTGGAAAGGCGCTCCAAACCATCGGCTTTGACATAAATCCGGAACGCGTTGAAGCACTCCGCAAAGGATATGACGATAATGACGAGCTTAAAGGAGCGGACCTGCGTCCTCCCCATCTTACTTTTACTGCCGATCCCGTGGAATTGCGCCAGGCTGAATTCATTATCATAGCCGTACCCACACCCGTAGACGGCCACAATAGGCCTGATTTCAAACATCTGGTTGAAGCAAGCCGTTTGGTGGGACGAAACCTGGTTCCGGGGACAACCGTGGTTTACGAATCCACCGTATATCCGGGCGTGACCGAAGAGATCTGCGTCCCTATTTTGGAGCGGGAGTCGGGACTACGTGGCGGAAAAGACTTCAAAATCGGCTACTCCCCGGAACGCATTAATCCCGGGGATTCAGAGCACACCCTGGCAAACGTAGTGAAAGTGGTGGCGGCTCAAGATGAGGAAACACTGGCGCAGGTTGCCGGTGTTTATGAACTGATCATAAAGGCGGGCGTGTATAAGGCTCCCGATATCAGGACGGCGGAAGCGGCGAAGGCGATCGAGAATATTCAGCGAGACCTGAACATCGCCCTGATGAACGAGCTGGCCATGATTTTTCACCGGCTCGGACTCGATACACAGGAAGTTCTTAAAGCGGCGGGTACAAAATGGAATTTTATCCCTTTCCAACCGGGATTGGTCGGAGGGCACTGCATCCCCGTTGATCCTTATTACCTGACATTCAAAGCGGAAGCAACCGGGTACCATCCCGAGGTCATCCTTGCAGGACGCCGGATCAACGATGAGATGGGATATTATATCAGCCGCGAAACCGTAAGACTCATGATTAACGCCGGGAAAACGGTGCGAAACGCAAATGTGCTGGTGCTGGGCGTTACGTTTAAAGAGAATGTGCGGGATGTACGCAATACGCGGATAACGGATCTGGTCCGGGAACTTGAAGGGTACGAAATTAAGGTCGCCGTTCACGATCCGCTGGTGGAACCCGAAAAAATCAGCGCCATGGGACTGGTTCCCGTTCCTGATCCTTTTAAAGAAAAAATCTGCTATGATGCGGTTATTGTGGCGGTACCGCACAAGGTTTTCCGGAAAAAAAGAACTATAGAGTTCGTTGATCTCTTGAGGAAAAACGGCGGACCCGGCGTACTCGTCGATGTCCGCAGGATTATACCCAAGGAAGACCTGGCGGATTCGGACGTCCTGTATTGGGGCTTATGACGGATCGAAAGACAGTAGCAGGAAAAAAGGAAATGGAAGTTCTCTTTGTAACCGGGATCTTCCCGCCGGATATCGGAGGACCCGCCACCTATGTACCGGTTATGGCCGGGGCGCTGAGTGAGCGCGGACACCGGGTGAAAGTGCTGACCACCAGCGAGCCGCACGATATGAAGCATGATGACGGCGTTTTCCCTTTCCCCGTTGTAAGAGTTAATAGAAGACTTCCTTTATTGCGGCGGACGGTCGATTTCACCCGGAGGGTTATTCGGCTGGGACGCGACGCTGACGTTATCTATGCCAACGGCATGCATCTTGAATGCGTGCTCGCCAATATATTTGTACGCAAGCCGCTGGTGATGAAAATCGTCGGCGACGAAGCCTGGGAAAGGGCCACCCGTAAAGGCTGGACCACGGACGGTTTCGACGATTTCCAGAACAGGCGCCAGAAATGGCCCGCCGAACTCAATAAACGCTTGCGTTCCTGGGTCACGCGCCGGGCGGACCGGGTAATTGCCCCGAGCGAGTATCTCAAGCGCAATGTTGTCGATTGGGGCGTCCCCGAGGGCAACTGTATCGTGGTTTATAACGCCGTTGAACCGCCCAAAGCTGTCGCGCCGGCTGTGATACCATTGATAACACCGGTTAAACTTGTTACGGTCGGGCGGCTGGTTCCCTGGAAGCATGTGGACGGAATAATCGGTTCACTAAGGAGTTTAACCGAAGCCGGTTTGGTCTTGGTCGGTGACGGCCCGGAACGACAGCGATTGGAGAGAATAGCGCAAGCCCAAGGGTCTATCGATCGTATTTATTTTACGGGGCAACGTAGCAAGGACGAAACACAATCGCTGATTGCCGCGTGCAACATCTTCGTATTGAATTCTTCCTATGAAGGACTGCCGCACGTTGTTGTAGAGGCAATGCAGTTGGGACTGCCGGTTGTGGCCACAGCGGCGGGAGGCACGCCGGAAGTGATAAAGGACGGCGAAACAGGTTTACTTATTCCACCAGGCGATAACAATGCTTTAAGCAAGGCGCTTGTTCTATTGATCAAGGACACCGATCTACGCACCCGACTGGCTGAAAACGCTAAAACCGTTCTTAAACAGTTCAGCTATCCGTTTATGGTGGTCGAGACGGAACAAGCGCTTATGCAAGCCATAAAAAGTGGGGAAATCAAGATCAAGTGAGTACGGAGTCGAACTAATTGTGGTGGTAACTACAAGGAAAGGGCAGGAAGCCATTCGGAATGGTACGGCTCTTAAAGACTGAAGAAGGGTACAAAAGGTTGCTCTGGCTTAAACCCATAGGCGACTTAGACGGGCTATGGGATGATACTTGGCTGGAGCAGACTTCACCGGAGAAGTTAACGTC encodes:
- a CDS encoding GDP-mannose 4,6-dehydratase, with product MNENFAIKPGAKILVTGCAGFIASRVTELLLAQGCSVSGIDSLNDAYDVTMKEWRLNRLKQLDGFRFYQADISGLQELRQLFNTAYVSSDAVGAPFDAVINLAARAGVRQSVANPWVYVDTNVTGTLNLLELCREFGVKKFIQASTSSLYGKDNAMPYREDANTDNPLSPYAASKKAAEALCYTYHYLYGIDVTVLRYFTVYGPAGRPDMSFFRFIQWINEEKPLLIYGDGQQSRDFTYVDDIAHGTIAALRPLGYETINLGSDRPVVLLDAVRLIEELLAKKAKLEFQSPQPADVTATWADINKARNLLGWEPGVTIEEGLRETCRWYRENRNWAKEVRVL
- a CDS encoding nucleotide sugar dehydrogenase, encoding MNPKCIAVVGLGYVGLALAVEFGKALQTIGFDINPERVEALRKGYDDNDELKGADLRPPHLTFTADPVELRQAEFIIIAVPTPVDGHNRPDFKHLVEASRLVGRNLVPGTTVVYESTVYPGVTEEICVPILERESGLRGGKDFKIGYSPERINPGDSEHTLANVVKVVAAQDEETLAQVAGVYELIIKAGVYKAPDIRTAEAAKAIENIQRDLNIALMNELAMIFHRLGLDTQEVLKAAGTKWNFIPFQPGLVGGHCIPVDPYYLTFKAEATGYHPEVILAGRRINDEMGYYISRETVRLMINAGKTVRNANVLVLGVTFKENVRDVRNTRITDLVRELEGYEIKVAVHDPLVEPEKISAMGLVPVPDPFKEKICYDAVIVAVPHKVFRKKRTIEFVDLLRKNGGPGVLVDVRRIIPKEDLADSDVLYWGL
- a CDS encoding glycosyltransferase family 4 protein: MEVLFVTGIFPPDIGGPATYVPVMAGALSERGHRVKVLTTSEPHDMKHDDGVFPFPVVRVNRRLPLLRRTVDFTRRVIRLGRDADVIYANGMHLECVLANIFVRKPLVMKIVGDEAWERATRKGWTTDGFDDFQNRRQKWPAELNKRLRSWVTRRADRVIAPSEYLKRNVVDWGVPEGNCIVVYNAVEPPKAVAPAVIPLITPVKLVTVGRLVPWKHVDGIIGSLRSLTEAGLVLVGDGPERQRLERIAQAQGSIDRIYFTGQRSKDETQSLIAACNIFVLNSSYEGLPHVVVEAMQLGLPVVATAAGGTPEVIKDGETGLLIPPGDNNALSKALVLLIKDTDLRTRLAENAKTVLKQFSYPFMVVETEQALMQAIKSGEIKIK